A segment of the Lentisphaera araneosa HTCC2155 genome:
CTCGTATGGGTCGCATTATACCTGTGGGGTATCGTAAATAACTTCATAAACCTTAGAATCTAAAGTGAGCCTTATAAAGCTCTACTTGAGGATGAGGTGAACTTATTTTTCGATGATGGCCAAGTTTTCACTAAGGACTTTATTGAATCCTAAGCCGTAGAGGACTTGTGTGCTACTATAGGCTTCAACATGTCCATCAACAAAAGCTACATTGGCTTTGTTAAGATGAAGTAAGTGAATTTTGCTCTCGTTTAAGTTTGAGATTGTTGGAGTGGGGGCTTTCCAGGGACCATGATAAGAATCAACTAGCAACCAGCGCTCGGTAGTTTTTTGACCATTTTTCCATACTCCCGAAACACCTGTTTTGGAGTTTCCGTTCAGTAGATGGATTTCTTCTGGATTAGCTGCATCACTTAATTGAGTCGTATTGGGAGCGCCATAAGCGACACGGTTATCATTTGCTCTCCGCATTGCGGCTTCTTCTTGTAGAGGGCATACAACATTTTTTTTACTTCCACCAGACCAATAATCACTTAAAATTCGCTCGCTCCAGACTTTGGCTGAATCGGGGTAATGTTGCGAAATGCGACGGTTGTTAAAGTAGCCATCATGGTCATCCACCATGAATTGAATCATCGTGAAATTTTGTTTTATCTTGCTTTTACATGATGCTGCAGTTGCTTGTTTCCTAGTCTTCCCGAGGACTGGAAGCAAGAGGGAAGTTAAGATACCGATGATCGCAACAACAACGAGTAATTCAATAAGGGTAAAACGTTTCATTTTGATTCTCTCAATCTTTGTGACTTAATAAACCTTTGAGCTCCAAAGGTAGTAATTGTTGGCAGTTGTTGTGGGCATATACATGACTTCGGCGTGGCCATCAGCTAGAATGACGGGATTTTTGAAACCATTTTTATGATGATTGGCATCGTATTGAACCCCGCCAGTTCTCTGCACGCCAGTGGTGGCTTCAGTAATGTTTCCTGTATTTTCAATAACGACATTTGAGCCAGAGCCCATGGTGTTATGAGATTTGGCTTGTTCATTGATGAGGATTGTATTGGCTGGGTCGGGAAGGTCAATTTGATAGAGCGGGTTGTTATAATCAAAAGTTCTTTTTGACCCACCAATTGAATAGCTATTGACTTGGTAAGTTCTTGGAATTCGATTGTCAATGAGACGTGTTACATCATCTAAGGGGCATTGCCAAACTTTAAATGAGCCGCGATCAGTGGGGTTATGGGCTAACTTTTCAGCTTCTGTGAGGTCTATACCCATGTATGAGCTGAGGTAATCATCCCAAGCGTAGGATATGGGATTACGTCCAGGGGGGTACTGGCCATCATTGTCATCTAGATACATAGTCGGCTATATTAATTTGCTTCATATTATTGAGGCTTACCATGACCTGAGATGTACGGCGAGCTTTGCCCAATACCGGCAAGAGAAGCGAGGCAAGAATCCCGATGATCGCGATGACAACTAAGAGTTCGATAAGTGTAAACTTTTTCATTTTAGTTCCTCTATTTTTGTGATTTCAGTAATCATCCAGTGACCATTCTCATTTTTACCTTTGGCTTCGATATAGACGTCGCGTGTACAGTAGTAGGCGAGGTTAACTGAGTTGAAGTTTTTGAAAGCGACTTCGATCTTAACTGACTTGGCATTATCAACTTTCATCAGGTGAAGACGTGGCGTATCAATATTGGGGCTTTGACGTAAGTTGCCCTGGAGTTTAATGAGACCATTTTCTTCTTTGATGAATTTAACGTACTGCTTGGTTTTGTAATGCTCGTACTGAGAGTCGGTGAGTCCTGACATGGTGTGCTTGTAGCCTTGGAAGTTATCAGCTTCAATGCCGTATTGCTTCAGTAAAGCCATGTGCAGGCCGCGGGGATCTTGAGCTTGGGCATGATTAACGTAGCGTCCTGTTTTGACGATATTTTTACCGCCACCAAAAACGGCTGGAATGCGACTGCCTGCATGAGTGTCGCTGTGTCCCATACTGCTACCGTAGAATACAAGAGTATTGTCTAGTAAGGTGTCATTGCCATCTTTAAAGGATTTGAGTTTATCCATGAAATAGGCGTATTTTTGCATGTGCCAGTAATTGATTTTATTGAGTTTGGTAATGTTGCCAATGCTAAAGTTTCGGAAGAAATGCGATAGCCAATGATGCTGTTCATCCACTCCGAGGAAATCAAAAACGAGTCGGCTGTTATCATTGCCAAGCATATAAGTGCTGACGCGAGTTGTGTCAGTCCACAAAGCGAGCGCCATAATGTCGAGCATGGCGGTGACTTGCTGATCTAGGTTTGAACTTGCACCTGGGCGTTTGAATTTTGAAGTGTCGATGGAGCTTTGCTTCCCTTTTGCGGCAAGCGCAAGCTTTTTCTCTGTTTCTCTAACGATGGTGTAATACTCATCTAATGTTTGCGCATCTTCTTTTCCCACGCGACGTTTGAGGTGAGCGGTATTATCCCTAACTCCGTCGAGAATACTGCTCATTTCTTTGCGTTTAGAGGCACTGCTCATGGGGCTGCGGAAGAGTTTATCAAAGACGAGTTGGGGATCGCTTTCACGTGGGATAAAACGGCCTTTGCTATCGTATGAGATGTAGCTACAGTCGGGCTGATTAGTAAAAATCCCTTCAGTCGTTAATTCTAGTGAACGGACGCTTGTATCTTGACCAATTTTATCGGCGATGACTTGATCCACAGAGGCTCCTTTCGGGCGATTGTTGCCACAAAGAAAGTTCCAGCCATGATGACTAGCCTGGTGTTTATTACCAATATTGTCCATGATGAGAATATCTTTTTTATGATGCTGAAGCGGACGCATGAGTGCGGACATTTCATAATCATTTTCTTTGCCATCATTAATGGCCCAAGTGGGCGGGTGAACACCATTGGGTTTGAAG
Coding sequences within it:
- a CDS encoding type II secretion system protein → MKKFTLIELLVVIAIIGILASLLLPVLGKARRTSQVMVSLNNMKQINIADYVSR
- a CDS encoding prepilin-type N-terminal cleavage/methylation domain-containing protein; the protein is MKRFTLIELLVVVAIIGILTSLLLPVLGKTRKQATAASCKSKIKQNFTMIQFMVDDHDGYFNNRRISQHYPDSAKVWSERILSDYWSGGSKKNVVCPLQEEAAMRRANDNRVAYGAPNTTQLSDAANPEEIHLLNGNSKTGVSGVWKNGQKTTERWLLVDSYHGPWKAPTPTISNLNESKIHLLHLNKANVAFVDGHVEAYSSTQVLYGLGFNKVLSENLAIIEK
- a CDS encoding DUF1552 domain-containing protein, coding for MSYQLSRRSLLKGAGVAMPLPYLNLMAKSQGSAAQKKRFVALFKPNGVHPPTWAINDGKENDYEMSALMRPLQHHKKDILIMDNIGNKHQASHHGWNFLCGNNRPKGASVDQVIADKIGQDTSVRSLELTTEGIFTNQPDCSYISYDSKGRFIPRESDPQLVFDKLFRSPMSSASKRKEMSSILDGVRDNTAHLKRRVGKEDAQTLDEYYTIVRETEKKLALAAKGKQSSIDTSKFKRPGASSNLDQQVTAMLDIMALALWTDTTRVSTYMLGNDNSRLVFDFLGVDEQHHWLSHFFRNFSIGNITKLNKINYWHMQKYAYFMDKLKSFKDGNDTLLDNTLVFYGSSMGHSDTHAGSRIPAVFGGGKNIVKTGRYVNHAQAQDPRGLHMALLKQYGIEADNFQGYKHTMSGLTDSQYEHYKTKQYVKFIKEENGLIKLQGNLRQSPNIDTPRLHLMKVDNAKSVKIEVAFKNFNSVNLAYYCTRDVYIEAKGKNENGHWMITEITKIEELK